The Paenibacillus macerans genome includes a window with the following:
- a CDS encoding AAA family ATPase, whose protein sequence is MQKLVFFVGVAGTGKTTVARKLAFRMPAAFLDRDTVGGRFVEKILEMNGLDVNDRDSDFYKHHLRDLEYDTTKDICIENLAAGQNVFMISPFTAELKNKAWIEEVLQAAGLSKREVDVKVVVVTLKDMETQKERIIERQTERDTWKLEHWDDFKHRVQFLPEINWDIPSSSIYVFDNSGDLTEEKLETVFQFVQGVGVEV, encoded by the coding sequence ATGCAGAAGTTGGTTTTTTTTGTGGGCGTCGCCGGAACGGGGAAAACGACGGTGGCCCGCAAGCTGGCGTTTCGCATGCCGGCGGCTTTTTTGGACCGCGATACGGTCGGCGGACGTTTCGTCGAAAAGATACTGGAGATGAACGGGCTGGACGTTAACGACCGGGACTCCGATTTTTACAAACATCATCTTCGCGATTTGGAGTATGACACGACCAAGGACATTTGCATCGAAAATTTGGCTGCGGGCCAAAATGTGTTTATGATCTCCCCGTTTACGGCGGAGCTTAAAAACAAAGCTTGGATTGAAGAGGTGCTTCAGGCGGCGGGGTTAAGCAAACGCGAGGTGGACGTCAAGGTCGTTGTCGTCACTTTAAAGGATATGGAGACGCAAAAAGAAAGGATCATCGAGCGGCAAACCGAGCGCGATACGTGGAAGCTGGAGCACTGGGACGACTTCAAACACCGCGTCCAATTCTTGCCGGAAATCAACTGGGATATCCCGTCCTCATCGATTTATGTCTTTGACAACAGCGGCGACCTGACGGAAGAGAAGCTCGAAACCGTATTCCAATTCGTGCAGGGCGTCGGCGTCGAGGTTTAG
- a CDS encoding PTS beta-glucoside transporter subunit IIBCA yields the protein MNYENVAKEIVQGVGGEKNVVSLVHCATRLRFTLKDTSKADKAKLEKTDGIITVKESGGQFQVVIGNRVPEVYNAIGRVSKILSDAKPEETTKGGKKGFGAVIDVISSIFAPLLGVMAGAGILKGLLLIASNFGWLQTTDTTYIILYAAADSLFYFLPALLAVTTARKFGGNMFTALTIAGALLYPQIIQLKTEGTETHFFGIPVIMMSYSSTVIPIILSVIVMSKLEKFCNRVIHESVKNFVTPLISLVVMVPLTLIVFGPFGVYVGNAIADGLLAAFSFSPLIAGAILGASWQLLVIFGVHWGLVPVFINNIAVYGKDGIKPAATASVFAQTGAALGVMLRTKNKKLKALAGSATLSALFGITEPAVYGVTLPLKRPFIAGLIGGAVGGAIIGQAGTQAFASGAPGLLTLPIFYGPGGQGFPGLIIGITTSFLLSAVLAYVLGFKDPVEEEDKGKAGASAEPARDQEQGPASDKPSDMALSPLGGTVVPLSEVPDPAFAAEAMGKGVAIEPAAGRVVAPFDGTVTVAFKKKHALAVVSDNGAEILVHVGIDTVKLDGQYFTSYIKEGDRVAAGQLLLEFDLDKIREAGYHTVTPVIVTNTFDYSEVLPLRQGEISEGDELLRIVGNDAEA from the coding sequence GCTCGTCCACTGTGCGACGAGACTGCGTTTTACCCTGAAGGACACATCGAAGGCGGACAAAGCCAAGCTGGAGAAGACCGACGGGATCATCACGGTCAAGGAAAGCGGAGGGCAGTTCCAGGTGGTCATCGGAAACCGGGTGCCCGAGGTTTACAACGCTATCGGCCGGGTTTCCAAGATTTTGAGCGACGCCAAGCCCGAGGAGACAACGAAGGGCGGCAAAAAAGGCTTTGGAGCCGTGATCGACGTCATTTCCAGCATCTTCGCTCCGCTGCTTGGGGTCATGGCGGGAGCCGGTATCCTCAAAGGGCTGCTGCTGATCGCCAGCAATTTCGGCTGGCTGCAAACGACGGATACGACCTACATCATCCTGTACGCGGCGGCGGACAGCCTGTTCTATTTCCTGCCGGCGCTGCTCGCGGTTACAACGGCCAGAAAGTTCGGCGGCAATATGTTTACGGCGCTGACGATTGCCGGAGCGCTGCTCTATCCCCAGATCATCCAGTTGAAAACGGAAGGAACGGAGACGCACTTCTTCGGCATCCCGGTGATCATGATGAGCTATTCGTCGACCGTCATTCCGATTATTTTGTCGGTTATCGTGATGAGCAAGCTGGAGAAGTTCTGCAACCGCGTGATTCATGAAAGCGTCAAAAACTTCGTGACGCCGCTGATTTCACTCGTCGTTATGGTTCCGCTGACCTTGATCGTGTTCGGGCCGTTTGGCGTGTATGTCGGCAACGCCATCGCCGACGGACTGTTGGCCGCCTTCTCGTTCAGCCCGCTGATCGCCGGCGCCATTCTGGGCGCGTCCTGGCAACTGCTCGTTATTTTCGGCGTTCACTGGGGCTTGGTCCCGGTATTCATTAACAACATCGCGGTTTATGGCAAAGATGGCATCAAGCCGGCGGCTACCGCTTCGGTCTTCGCTCAGACGGGCGCGGCGCTCGGCGTTATGCTGAGAACGAAAAACAAAAAGCTGAAGGCGCTGGCCGGTTCCGCTACGCTGTCCGCGCTGTTCGGCATTACCGAACCGGCGGTGTACGGGGTAACCCTGCCGCTGAAGCGTCCGTTTATCGCGGGGCTGATTGGCGGCGCCGTCGGGGGAGCGATCATTGGCCAGGCGGGTACGCAAGCTTTCGCTTCCGGGGCTCCCGGCCTGCTGACGCTGCCGATTTTCTACGGACCGGGCGGCCAAGGCTTCCCGGGGTTGATCATCGGGATTACGACTTCGTTCCTGCTGTCCGCAGTATTGGCTTATGTGCTGGGCTTCAAAGACCCGGTTGAAGAAGAAGACAAAGGCAAAGCCGGCGCTTCGGCCGAACCGGCCCGGGATCAGGAACAAGGCCCAGCTTCCGATAAACCCAGCGACATGGCGCTCAGCCCGTTAGGCGGTACGGTGGTTCCTTTGTCGGAGGTGCCCGATCCGGCCTTCGCCGCGGAGGCGATGGGCAAGGGCGTGGCCATCGAGCCAGCCGCGGGCCGGGTCGTCGCTCCGTTCGACGGAACCGTCACCGTGGCGTTCAAGAAGAAGCACGCCTTGGCGGTCGTCTCGGATAACGGAGCGGAAATTCTGGTCCATGTCGGGATCGATACGGTCAAGCTGGATGGTCAATACTTCACTTCGTATATCAAAGAAGGCGATCGTGTAGCGGCCGGCCAACTGCTGCTGGAATTCGACCTGGACAAGATCCGCGAGGCCGGCTACCATACGGTTACCCCGGTAATCGTCACCAATACGTTCGATTATTCCGAGGTGCTCCCGCTTCGGCAGGGAGAGATTAGCGAAGGGGACGAACTGCTACGGATCGTCGGCAACGACGCTGAAGCGTAA